The segment TCCGTCTTCAGACGGGTGACGTCCACGCCGAGGGCCGTGAAGATCTGCTGCGCGGATGCGGAGTTCGTCAGCGCCATCAAAATATGTTCGAGCGTCACGAATTCGCAACGCGACTGTTTCGCATCCTCGGCCGCTTCGGCCATCCGACGTTCCAGATCACGGCTTAACATCGACGTCTCCCTTCATTCGGGTTCGAGAGTGCACTTCAAGGGATGCTGATTCTGGCGGGCGAACTGATTCACCTGCATGACTTTCATTTCGGCGGTCTCGAGCGAGTAGACGCCCGCGATGCCGGAACCCTTTTGGTGTACATCCAGCATGATCTTCATCGCGGCTTCTTCGTTCTTCGCGAAGAAACGTTTCAGAACTTCGACGACGAAGTCCATCGGGGTATAGTCATCGTTCAAAAGCAGCACTTTGTACAGTCGGGGCGTCTCGACGCGCGGAGCGGTGTCGACGACACTGCGAATATCGCCCGAAGTGTGATCGTCGTCGCCGTCGCGTTCGCCGCCCCCTCCCTCGTATTTCTGAGGGATGTGCGAGTTATCCAGTCTAAGATCTTCGACTCGAGAATTGTGCTGCATGCCTCTCTCAGTTTGACCCAAATTTCCGTCCGGGTCACGACGGCCCGGGGCGCGTTCCCGGCGCCCGCGGAAGTCCCGGCCCTTCGTCGAGGTCACCTCAATCGGGTAGGCCGTGACATAATCTGTTTCGCAATGTGGGCGCGCTTGGGAAAATGTCAAGACGAGTGGACTTCGCTCTTGAGGGACAAACCCCGACTTCCGATGAGTGGGTCCGAGAACGAAGCGCACGAAGCAGACGTCCGTCCCAGTGTGAAACACGTCTGAGCATTCGCTTGGTTTAGGTGAAAAAAATGTGCAAACTGTAGTCGTCTGATCAAAAATTCTGCGCAGATTGTTGGGGCGGCGAAGTTTTGATCTCAAAATTTAGCAAAAAGGGCAGGGGGTTTAGATGAAGAGACAAATGGGCACAAAAGGACAAGCGGGTTTCTCGCTCGTCGAGCTGATGGTGGTCGTGGCGATCATCGGGGTTCTTGCGATGATGGCCGTTCCGCGGGTGAACTCGTTCATCGCGAAGTCGCGTCAATCGGAAGCGAAAGTGAATCTAAGCTCCTTCTACACGTTCAATAAAAACTTCTACGTCGAGTTCCAAGGTTATACGAACTCGTTCGAAGCGATGGGCTTCTCTCCGGAAGGTCAGCTTCGTTATAATATTGGTATCGGTGGTACCGCGGCCGCGAATACTCAGTACACCACGCTGAAGGGGACTCCCGGAGGCACGGTGAGCTCGCTGGCACGCTGCCCGGTTCTCACGGCTCAGGCCGACAGTACGGTCGAGTGCTTCACGCTCCAAGGAGCGACGGGCGAAGATCCGCCGGAAGTCGCGGGTGAGCTGGAAGAGCCGTCTTTCGCGACCTTCACTGCGGAAGCTCGTGCGGTCCTGATCTCGAATGCGGCGGATACCGAAAACGACCGTTGGACGATCAACCAATCGAAAAACCTGCTGAACCCCAACGACGGAACAGTGGAAGGCGACTAAGCCTTGAGCGAGATTGGCCCCTCTGTGCAATCAGCGAAAGAAAAGAGCGGCTCCGGCCGCTCTTTTTTATTGATGAGCTCCGCGAAACTCCGTGCGGGTTTGGGGTGGGGGCTCATTTTGGCGGGTCTTATTGTCGGGCTCGCGTTGTCACGTACGGAATTGCGGACCGCGGCCGACAGACCGCGTGAACTCATCGCACCCCCTCGTGACATTCAGTACTTCACCTTCGGTCACAAAGAGATCCTCGCGGACGCGCTCTGGATCCGTTCGCTTCAGGATTTCGATTACTGCGAGAAGCTGGTGAATCAGCGGGATTGCCGCTCGGGCAGCTGGTTGTATCAAGTGCTGGAAGTGATCACCGATCTTTCGCCCTATTTCCGCATGGCCTATTCGGCCGGCAGTATGGCGTTGACGGTGATCATCTCGGATATCGAGGGGGCGTCGAAATTTTTCGATAAAGCGGTCGCGCGTTTCCCCACCGATTGGGAAATCAGTTACAAAGCGGCCTACCACGCGATCTACGAAGAGAAAGACCTCGAGAAAGGGGCACGGCTCGTGGAAGTCGCGGCTCAAAATGGGGCTCCCGATTGGGTGCACGTCTTGGCCGGGCGCCTGTACACGCAGGCGGGGCAACGCGAAATGGCCGAGCTGCTCGCGCGCAATCTGGAGGCGGCGGGCGAGGACCCGAAGATCGTCGAGGCCATCCGGGCCCGCATCCGCGAGAATCAACGGTAACCCGCCTTAATTTCAGGCAAATTTCGTGTTTTTCCACCCCCGGGGGAACTTGACACTCCGTGGGCCAGATCCCATGTTAGCGAGGCATGCGTATCACTCGCGATTATTACGAAATTTTGGGCGTGGAAAAGACGGCCGACGGCGACGTCATCAAAAAAGCGTATCGCAAATTGGCGATGCAATTTCACCCCGATAAAAATCCGGGCGACAAAGAAGCCGAAGAGAAATTCAAAGAGGCCGCCGCGGCCTACGAGATTCTCTCCAACAGCGATAAACGCGCGAAGTATGACCGTTTCGGTCATGCGGCTTTCCAGCAGGGCGGCGGCGGTGCGGGTTTCCAAGACGTCGACGATATCTTCAATCAATTCTCGGACATCTTCGGCGACTTCTTCGGTATGGGCGGGCAAGGCGGTCAGCGCCGCGCGCAGAACCGCACGAGTCCCCGCCGCGGAGCCGACCTCCGCTACGTGACCGAGATCTCGCTGCGTGAAGTGATCGAAGGTGTCGAGCGCGAAATCGAGTTCGAGACCGACGTGAACTGCAACTCGTGCTCGGGCTCGGGCGCGGAAAAAGGCTCGCAACCGCAGACCTGTACGACCTGCGGCGGCCGTGGCCAGGTGGTGAAGCAACAGGGTTTCTTCCAGATGGCGGCGACTTGCCACGCGTGTCGTGGCGAAGGCGTCGTGATCAAACATCCTTGCAAAACCTGTAAGGGCAGCGGTCGCGGCAAGCAGGATCGCAAGATCCGGCTCACGATCCCCGCGGGGGTCGACACGGGCACGCGTCTGCGCGTGACCGGCGAAGGCGAAGGCG is part of the Pseudobdellovibrionaceae bacterium genome and harbors:
- the dnaJ gene encoding molecular chaperone DnaJ, whose protein sequence is MRITRDYYEILGVEKTADGDVIKKAYRKLAMQFHPDKNPGDKEAEEKFKEAAAAYEILSNSDKRAKYDRFGHAAFQQGGGGAGFQDVDDIFNQFSDIFGDFFGMGGQGGQRRAQNRTSPRRGADLRYVTEISLREVIEGVEREIEFETDVNCNSCSGSGAEKGSQPQTCTTCGGRGQVVKQQGFFQMAATCHACRGEGVVIKHPCKTCKGSGRGKQDRKIRLTIPAGVDTGTRLRVTGEGEGGYRGGPAGDLYVEVAVKEDNRFEREGNHLFGVLKLDYLQCLLGAEVEAEVVVGLKSVTVPAGTQVGDRLKVPNEGVPSLRGSRRGDLYYTVEVDFPTKMDKDEEQLLRQIAEKRGVNVSGSGGSMFGFLGRKK
- the clpS gene encoding ATP-dependent Clp protease adapter ClpS, which gives rise to MQHNSRVEDLRLDNSHIPQKYEGGGGERDGDDDHTSGDIRSVVDTAPRVETPRLYKVLLLNDDYTPMDFVVEVLKRFFAKNEEAAMKIMLDVHQKGSGIAGVYSLETAEMKVMQVNQFARQNQHPLKCTLEPE
- a CDS encoding prepilin-type N-terminal cleavage/methylation domain-containing protein, translated to MKRQMGTKGQAGFSLVELMVVVAIIGVLAMMAVPRVNSFIAKSRQSEAKVNLSSFYTFNKNFYVEFQGYTNSFEAMGFSPEGQLRYNIGIGGTAAANTQYTTLKGTPGGTVSSLARCPVLTAQADSTVECFTLQGATGEDPPEVAGELEEPSFATFTAEARAVLISNAADTENDRWTINQSKNLLNPNDGTVEGD